In Tenacibaculum sp. 190524A02b, the genomic stretch AATAATGATTTCTCCGGCTTATCAGTAGTAATGGTGTCGAACCCATTTACAACTCTAAAACGCTGACCTGGTGTTATTGGTTTTAATTTTCTAACTGACATTCTGTCTTTTCTTAAAGATTGTTATAAAAATCAATTGTTTCACCTTCTGCTAACTGTACAATTGCTTTCTTGTAACCACTAGTTAATCCAGAAACTAAACCTTTTTTAGTGTATTTAGTTTTTCTTTCTGCTGGATGATTCATAGTTCTTACAGAGTCAACTGCTACACCATAAGCTGCTTCAACAGCACCTTTGATTTCTAATTTGTTAGCTCTTTTATTTACAACAAATGCATAACGATTAAATACTTCGCTATCGTTTGTAGCTTTTTCCGTAATAATAGGTTTAATTAAAATACTCATTTCCTAGCCTATTTACTTAAATTAGATTCAATTCCTTCTAAAGAGCTTTCAGCTATTACAATTTTATTTGCATTTAACACATTGTATGTGTTTATTCCTGAAGCACCTACTACTTTAGATTTTTTTAAGTTACGAGAAGATAAGTAAACATTTTTACTTTCATTACCTAAAACAAATAATGACTTCTTTGTATCTAATTCTAAAGCTTTTAATACATTAATAAATTCTTTAGTTTTTGGAGCTTCAAAATTGAAATCTTCAACAACTACTAAATTATTATCTTTTGCTTGAATACTCAAAGCTGACTTACGAGCTAAGCGCTTTAAGTTTTTGTTTAATTTGAAAGAATAACTTCTTGGTCTTGGACCGAAGATACGTCCACCACCTCTAAAAACTGGAGACTTGATACTTCCAGCACGTGCAGTACCTGTACCTTTTTGCTTTTTAATCTTTCTTGTACTACCAGTTATTTCAGCTCTTTCTTTAGCTTTGTGAGTTCCTTGTCTTTGATTAGCCAAATATTGCTTTACATCTAAATAGATTGCATGATCATTTGGCTCAATACCGAATACTTCGCTAGAAAGTTCAACTTTTCTACCAGTATCTTTTCCTGTAATATCTAATACTGCTACTTTCATTATTTCTCGATAGTTACATAAGAGTTTTTATGCCCTGGAACTGCTCCTTTAACAACTAAAAGATTCTTTTCTGGAACTACTTTTAACACTCTTAAATTTTGAACTTTAACTTTGTCACCTCCCATACGTCCTGCCATACGCATTCCTTTGAATACTCTTGCAGGATAAGAAGCTGCACCAATAGACCCTGGCGCTCTTAAACGGTTATGCTGACCGTGAGTTGCTTGTCCAACTCCAGCAAATCCATGACGTTTAACAACCCCTTGAAAACCTTTACCTTTAGAAGTCCCAGAAACATCTACGAATTCTCCTTCAGTAAAAATTTCAACAGTAAGAGCATCTCCTAATTTATACTCTTCATCAAAACCTTGAAATTCAACAACTCTTTTCTTTGCAGATGTACCAGCTTTTTTAAAGTGACCATCTAAAGCTTTATTAGAGCTTTTTTCTTTTTTGTCATCGAAACCAAGTTGTAAAGCGTTATAGCCATCAACCTCTTCGGTTCTGACTTGGGTAACTACGCAAGGACCTGCTTCGATAACTGTACATGGAATATTCTTTCCATTTTCATCGAATAAGCTGGTCATTCCTACTTTTCTTCCTATTAACCCAGACATATTTGTTAGTTTTCTGACGATTAAGTTTTTTAACTCAGCGCGTCAATTAATAATTATTTATTTGAAACAAATGTTTCGTTTTTCTCCTTGTAGACCTTACAAAAAAAAGAGCGTAAAACACGGTTTTAGCTCCTAACTATTAGTGTTTTACCGTTTTTCCTTTGCGAAACCCTCCGGACATGTTTTCCTTATATCAATGTAAAATAATTACTTACTACTTTGATTTTCGGACTGCGAAAGTATAAAAAAAATTAGACTTAACCAAAACAACATCGATTATTTATCTGATTTATTACACTTTATCTATTTTATTAGTTAAAAAAGCAAAATCACCTCCTTAGTGTTATACCTACAAATACTATCAAATTCTTATACTTTCATTAAAAATTAAACACATAAAAAAGGCTTTTTTACATTAGTAAAAAAGCCTTTTAAATTATATAGTGTTTGATAATACTTACACTTTAATCTCTACTTCAACACCGCTTGGTAATTCAAGTTTCATTAAAGCATCAATAGTCTTTGAAGAAGAACTATAAATGTCTAATAAACGCTTGTAAGCTGATAATTGAAATTGCTCTCTTGATTTTTTGTTTACGTGTGGTGAACGTAATACTGTAAAAATCTTTTTATGAGTTGGTAATGGAATTGGTCCGTTAACAACCGCTCCAGTACTTTTTACTGTCTTTACGATTTTTTCAGCAGATTTGTCTACTAAATTGTAATCGTAAGATTTTAATTTTATTCTAATTTTTTGACTCATCTTAATTAACCTTTAGCGTTAGCGATTACTTCTTCTGAAACATTTGATGGTGTTTCTGCATAGTGAGAAAACTCCATTGTAGATGTTGCTCTACCAGAAGACATTGTTCTTAAAGCTGTAACATAACCAAACATTTCAGATAATGGCACTAATGCTTTTACAACTTTAGAACCTGCACGATCACTCATGTCTGAAACTTGACCACGTCTTCTATTTAAATCCCCAACAATATCTCCCATGTTCTCCTCAGGAGTTAACACTTCTAACTTCATTAATGGTTCCATTATTTTAGCTTTTGCAGCTTTTGCAGCAGCTTTATAACCCATTTTTGCAGCTAACTCGAAAGATAATTGATCAGAATCTACCGGGTGGAAAGATCCATCTCTTAAGGTAATCTTCATTGAATCCATTTCGTATCCAGCTAAAGGACCATTTTTCATTGCTTCTTTGAATCCTTTTTCTACAGAAGGTACAAATTCTTTAGGTACGTTACCTCCTTTAATCACAGATTCAAATTGTAAACCTTGAACACCTTCGTCCGCTGGCTCCATTGTAAATACAATATCAGCAAACTTACCACGACCACCAGATTGCTTCTTGTAAACTTCTCTGTGCTCTGCAGCAGCTGTAATAGCTTCTTTGTATTCTACTTGTGGTTGACCTTCATTTACTTCAACCTTGAACTCACGCTTTAAACGATCTACAATAATATCAAGGTGTAACTCACCCATTCCAGAAATAATTGTTTGACCTGAAGCTTCATCAGTTCTTACAGTAAATGTAGGATCCTCTTCAGCTAACTTACCTAAAGCAATACCTAATTTATCTACATCTGCTTTAGTTTTTGGCTCCACTGCAATACCAATTACTGGATCTGGGAAGTCCATAGATTCTAAAACAATTGGATTTTTCTCATCAGATAAAGTATCACCTGTTTTGATAGATTTAAATCCTACAGCCGCTCCAATATCACCTGCTTCGATATACTCTATAGCATTTTGTTTATTAGAATGCATTTGATAGATACGTGAAATACGCTCTTTTTTACCTGAACGATTATTTAACACATAAGAACCTGCATCTAAACGTCCTGAATACGCACGGAAAAATGCTAAACGTCCTACGAAAGGATCTGTAGCAATTTTAAATGCTAATGCAGAGAAAGGCTCTTTTGCATCTGGTTTACGAGAAACCTCGTCTCCTGTATTAGGGTCAGTACCAACAATAGCATCTTTATCAACCGGTGAAGGTAAATAACGACATACTGCATCTAATAAAAACTGAACTCCTTTATTTTTGAAAGCTGAACCACAAATCATAGGAATGATAGACATATCCATTACAGCAGCACGAAGAGCAGCGTGTACTTCTTCTTCTGTAATAGAATTCTCATCTTCCATAAATTTCTCTAAAAGATTCTCATCATAAGCAGCAACTTCTTCAATAAGTTTACCACGTAATTCAGCAGCTTCTTCTTTTAAATCTTCTGGGATATCGATAATATCAAAAGTAGACCCTTGTGTTTCATCATGCCATACAATAGCACGGTTCTTCACTAAATCAACGATACCTTTAAAATCTGCCTCATCACCAATATTCATTACAATTGGTACTGCATTAGACCCTAACATATCTTTTACTTGTTGACATACAGCCATAAAATTAGACCCTTGACGATCCATTTTATTTACAAAACCAATACGAGGTACTTTATAGTTATCAGCTAATCTCCAGTTAGTTTCAGATTGAGGTTCAACACCATCAACTGCACTAAATAAGAATACTAAACCATCAAGAACTCTTAAAGAACGGTTTACCTCCACAGTAAAATCAACGTGACCTGGAGTATCAATAATATTAAAATGATATCCTTTAGTTTCATTAGTTGGCTGTCCATTTTCTGTTGGGAACTTCCACTCACAAGTGGTAGCTGCAGAAGTAATTGTAATACCTCTTTCTTGCTCTTGCTCCATCCAGTCCATTGTAGCGGCACCATCATGTACCTCACCAATTTTATGACTTACACCTGTATAGTATAATATACGCTCAGTTGTTGTAGTTTTACCCGCATCAATATGCGCTGCAATACCAATATTTCTTGTAAATTTTAAATCTCTACCCATGGTTATTAAAATCTAAAGTGTGAGAATGCTTTGTTTGCTTCAGCCATTTTGTGAGTATCTACTCTCTTTTTAACAGCAGCACCTTCTTCTTTAGCAGCTGCTAAAATTTCAGAAGCTAAACGTTGTGCCATTGTTTTTTCGTTACGCTTACGCGCATACGAAATCATCCACTTAATTGCCATAGAAACCTTACGGTCTGGGCGAATTTGCATTGGGATTTGGAAAGTTGCTCCACCAACACGACGAGAACGTACTTCTACGTGCGGCATTACATTTGACAATCCGTCTTTCCATATTTCTAAAGCCGACTTTTCTTCGTCAGTCTTTTTTTCGTTTACGATATCAATTGCATCGTAAAATACTTTGAATGCTACAGATTTTTTACCGTCCCACATTAAGTTATTCACAAAACGAGTTACTAATTGATCATTAAATCTTGGATCCGGTAACAAAACTCTTTTTTTAGCTCTTCTTTTCCTCATGTCTTTACATTAAAAAAGGTTACTAATTATTTTTTACTTTTTGTCTTTTGGGCGTTTTGCTCCGTATTTAGATCTACGTTGAGTTCTTCCCTCAACACCTGCAGTATCTAAAGCACCACGAACAATGTGATATTTAACACCTGGTAAATCTTTTACCCTTCCACCTCTAACTAATACTATCGAGTGCTCTTGTAGGTTGTGCCCCTCACCTGGAATATACGCGTTAATCTCATTACCATTTGTTAACCTAACACGCGCTACTTTACGCATTGCTGAATTAGGTTTCTTTGGTGTTGTTGTGTATACACGCGTACAAACTCCACGTCTCTGAGGACATCCCGTTAAAGCAGCCGATTTACTCTTCTTAGTTATTTTGGCTCTTCCTTTACGAACTAATTGTTGAATAGTTGGCATACTAATTAATTACTATTTTTCGTTTGTACTATAATAAACTCTTAATTATTTAAGAGTGCGCAAATGTACGACATTTTTCTAATTATTCAAATATCAACTAGTTATTTTTAAAGAACATAATATTTTCATTACACTAAACTAATAATTAGTGTACTTTAGCCCTAAAACACGCACCTTGAGAGAACTTATTAAAATATTACTTTTCTTTTTTTACTTTACAATCATCTCAAAAACCGCATTATCTCAGAATCTTAATCTAAGAATTACATCTAAAGATAGTATTGAAAACATTTTTCTAAAAAAAATCAACTTTAAAAAAAGGCATTCATCGGAAAACAATCTAAAAAATGAATTAGAAATAGTTTTAAAACAACTTAATCATAATGGTTTTTTTTACCCTGACTATAAGTTAACAAAAACAGATTCTGTTTTCTCCTACTCTTTTAAACTTAATCAAAGAATAAAACACGTAACAATATATACACTCAATAATAAAAAAACAACCTTTCCAATTAACCAACTTAACTCTTTTTTAAAATCTGAAACCGAAAAACTAGACGCTAGTGGAAATTCTTTTTCTGAATTAAAGCTCCAAAATATTAATCTAAAAAAAGATAGTTTATTTGCTTATTTAAAAATCACAGACTCTAAAAAACGTTTTATAGATAGAATTATAATTAAAGGGTACAAAAACTTCCCTAAATCTTACACAAAACACTATCTAAAACTAGACAACAACACCTTAGTATCTAAACCCAAACTCAGTATACTTAAAAACAAAATAGATAAACTGGACTTTGTCACTTCTTTAAAAAAGCCAGAAATCTTATTCAGTAAAGATTCTACACTATTATATTTGTACCTTAAAAAAAAGAACAAGAATTTTTTTGATGGTATCATAAATTTCAATTCTGAAGAAAACAGTAAAAAAATCCAGTTTAATGGCTATATTAATCTACAATTACAAAACCTTTTAAACACTGGCGAAACCTTAAAGTTAAACTGGAACTCAACCCAAAACCAAAACACCTCTTTTTCCTTAACAACCAATATACCGTATATTTTCAATTCCCCAATCAGTCTAAAAACTTCATTTGAAATCTTCAAACAAGACTCTAGTTTTCTAAACACAAAATTTAAAAATCAATTTAAATACAACTTAAATACAAACTCAAACATCTGTTTAACATACACTCAAAATGAATCAAACAACACCTTAACTAACCAAACAAATATCAACCTTTATTCCTATAATAGTTATTTTGTTGGTTTAGGTTATGAATATTCAACCCCTAACAATCAAACCCCAATTGTCTCTCCTGATGTTTTTTTCTTTAAAACACATTCACAGTTTGGCCAACGCACCTCTAACAAACTAACTACAAACCAATTAAAAACAAGCATAAACATTAGTTATTTATTAACATTTTCACAAAAAAATCATATACATCTAAAAAACGAATCTGCATATTTAAACTCAAAAAACCTGCTCATTAACGAGTTATTTAGAATTGGAGGAACTAATTCTATTAGAGGCTTTAGAGACCAAAGTATATTTACTTCAAAATATTCATTTGCAAACATCGATTACCTATACTCAATAACCCCTACAAACATTATCTATGGATTTATTGACTATGGAATCTCCAACAACGACCAACAAACCTCTATAGGACTAGGATACAAGCAATTGATTAAAAACACATTAATCAACATAGAGTATTCAATTGGAAAGAGAAAATTAACAAATTTTAATTTTAACAACTCTTTTTTATCTATTAGAATACTTAACTATTTTTAAAACTTTAACATACAGATACTTCTATTAAAAATTTTGTTAAAAACCTCTAAGGCTTAATACAATTATTTAATAATTAGTTAACAAATTAGTTGTTTTTTTAAGTTTTATTTAAGACTTTTGAAGCAATTAATTCAAACAATTACACAATGAAAACAAAGTTTAATGGAATTTTAACGCTTTTATTAGCGTTTGTTGTGCAAATAACTTTTGCGCAAGAAAAAACAATTTCAGGTACTGTTTCCGACGAGTCTGGGCCTTTACCTGGAGTGACTGTGTTAAAGAAAGGGACTTCACAGGGAACAGAAACTGATTTTGACGGAAAATATTCTATTAAAGCTAAAACAGGTGACGTGCTTGTTTTTAGTTTTGTAGGAATGAAAACTACCGAGAGAAATGTAGGTACTTCGAACACAATAAGTGTTACGATGGAAGGCGATAACGTTTTAGATGAAGTTGTTGTTACCGCTTTAGGTATTAAGAGAGAAGCTAAAAGTTTAGGTTTTGCTCAACAACAGGTTAAAGGAGA encodes the following:
- the rplW gene encoding 50S ribosomal protein L23; this encodes MSILIKPIITEKATNDSEVFNRYAFVVNKRANKLEIKGAVEAAYGVAVDSVRTMNHPAERKTKYTKKGLVSGLTSGYKKAIVQLAEGETIDFYNNL
- the rplD gene encoding 50S ribosomal protein L4, which translates into the protein MKVAVLDITGKDTGRKVELSSEVFGIEPNDHAIYLDVKQYLANQRQGTHKAKERAEITGSTRKIKKQKGTGTARAGSIKSPVFRGGGRIFGPRPRSYSFKLNKNLKRLARKSALSIQAKDNNLVVVEDFNFEAPKTKEFINVLKALELDTKKSLFVLGNESKNVYLSSRNLKKSKVVGASGINTYNVLNANKIVIAESSLEGIESNLSK
- the rplC gene encoding 50S ribosomal protein L3 → MSGLIGRKVGMTSLFDENGKNIPCTVIEAGPCVVTQVRTEEVDGYNALQLGFDDKKEKSSNKALDGHFKKAGTSAKKRVVEFQGFDEEYKLGDALTVEIFTEGEFVDVSGTSKGKGFQGVVKRHGFAGVGQATHGQHNRLRAPGSIGAASYPARVFKGMRMAGRMGGDKVKVQNLRVLKVVPEKNLLVVKGAVPGHKNSYVTIEK
- the rpsJ gene encoding 30S ribosomal protein S10; this encodes MSQKIRIKLKSYDYNLVDKSAEKIVKTVKSTGAVVNGPIPLPTHKKIFTVLRSPHVNKKSREQFQLSAYKRLLDIYSSSSKTIDALMKLELPSGVEVEIKV
- the fusA gene encoding elongation factor G, whose product is MGRDLKFTRNIGIAAHIDAGKTTTTERILYYTGVSHKIGEVHDGAATMDWMEQEQERGITITSAATTCEWKFPTENGQPTNETKGYHFNIIDTPGHVDFTVEVNRSLRVLDGLVFLFSAVDGVEPQSETNWRLADNYKVPRIGFVNKMDRQGSNFMAVCQQVKDMLGSNAVPIVMNIGDEADFKGIVDLVKNRAIVWHDETQGSTFDIIDIPEDLKEEAAELRGKLIEEVAAYDENLLEKFMEDENSITEEEVHAALRAAVMDMSIIPMICGSAFKNKGVQFLLDAVCRYLPSPVDKDAIVGTDPNTGDEVSRKPDAKEPFSALAFKIATDPFVGRLAFFRAYSGRLDAGSYVLNNRSGKKERISRIYQMHSNKQNAIEYIEAGDIGAAVGFKSIKTGDTLSDEKNPIVLESMDFPDPVIGIAVEPKTKADVDKLGIALGKLAEEDPTFTVRTDEASGQTIISGMGELHLDIIVDRLKREFKVEVNEGQPQVEYKEAITAAAEHREVYKKQSGGRGKFADIVFTMEPADEGVQGLQFESVIKGGNVPKEFVPSVEKGFKEAMKNGPLAGYEMDSMKITLRDGSFHPVDSDQLSFELAAKMGYKAAAKAAKAKIMEPLMKLEVLTPEENMGDIVGDLNRRRGQVSDMSDRAGSKVVKALVPLSEMFGYVTALRTMSSGRATSTMEFSHYAETPSNVSEEVIANAKG
- the rpsG gene encoding 30S ribosomal protein S7 is translated as MRKRRAKKRVLLPDPRFNDQLVTRFVNNLMWDGKKSVAFKVFYDAIDIVNEKKTDEEKSALEIWKDGLSNVMPHVEVRSRRVGGATFQIPMQIRPDRKVSMAIKWMISYARKRNEKTMAQRLASEILAAAKEEGAAVKKRVDTHKMAEANKAFSHFRF
- the rpsL gene encoding 30S ribosomal protein S12; translated protein: MPTIQQLVRKGRAKITKKSKSAALTGCPQRRGVCTRVYTTTPKKPNSAMRKVARVRLTNGNEINAYIPGEGHNLQEHSIVLVRGGRVKDLPGVKYHIVRGALDTAGVEGRTQRRSKYGAKRPKDKK
- a CDS encoding BamA/TamA family outer membrane protein, with translation MRELIKILLFFFYFTIISKTALSQNLNLRITSKDSIENIFLKKINFKKRHSSENNLKNELEIVLKQLNHNGFFYPDYKLTKTDSVFSYSFKLNQRIKHVTIYTLNNKKTTFPINQLNSFLKSETEKLDASGNSFSELKLQNINLKKDSLFAYLKITDSKKRFIDRIIIKGYKNFPKSYTKHYLKLDNNTLVSKPKLSILKNKIDKLDFVTSLKKPEILFSKDSTLLYLYLKKKNKNFFDGIINFNSEENSKKIQFNGYINLQLQNLLNTGETLKLNWNSTQNQNTSFSLTTNIPYIFNSPISLKTSFEIFKQDSSFLNTKFKNQFKYNLNTNSNICLTYTQNESNNTLTNQTNINLYSYNSYFVGLGYEYSTPNNQTPIVSPDVFFFKTHSQFGQRTSNKLTTNQLKTSINISYLLTFSQKNHIHLKNESAYLNSKNLLINELFRIGGTNSIRGFRDQSIFTSKYSFANIDYLYSITPTNIIYGFIDYGISNNDQQTSIGLGYKQLIKNTLINIEYSIGKRKLTNFNFNNSFLSIRILNYF